A region of the Candidatus Kryptobacter tengchongensis genome:
CTTGTAGATTTCTTCTCTTTCAATAATTTCAATTGCTTCCTCAAAAGCTTCCCTATCAAGGGATTGCCTTTTCTCGTTTTCACGATGTAACTCATCAGCCCAATAAGAAGCAGAGTTATAATCATTGCTTATCAAAAACTCAACAGCTCTTGTAGCATCACCAAGCCGACCCACAGCATTAATCCTAGGACCGATAATGAAGCCGATATGCCACGTGTTAATTTTTTTATCTCTTAAACCCGCCCTCTCAAGCAAAGCAAGAAATGAAACCCTTGGATTTGAAGAATTTAGAAGATCAAGTCCATGCTTTACAAGAATTCTATTTTCATCTACAAGTGGCACTACATCCGCTGCAGCAGCCACGGCAACATAATCAAGATATTGAAACGGGTCAACATCAGCAGAAAGCTTCTTTTGAAGCGCTTGAACAAGTTTAAAAGCGACACCACAACCGGATAAATACTTAAATGGATATGAACAGGTTTCCTTTAAGGGATTCAACACAGCAAATGCATCAGGTATTTTATCGCCTGGCTCATGATGGTCACAAATTATAACATCAATCCCAAGCTCTTGTGCAAGTTTCACCTCATTTATTGCTGTTATCCCACAATCAACAGCTATCATAACATTTGCACCCTTCTGATGAGCTTTTTCAATGCCAACCCTTGAAATACCGTAACCTTCTTTAAATCTATCTGGGATATAAACCTCAACATTCGCACCAAGTTCTTTTAAAAAAAGATAAAGCATAGAAGCCCCGGTCGTCCCATCAACATCATAGTCTCCATAGATCAAAAATCTTTCCTTATTCAAAATTGCTTTCCTAATCCTATCAACAGCTTTTTCCATATCCTCCATTAGAAACGGATCATAAAGTTCTTCCAAGCTTGGATTGAAAAATTTGTTCATTTTTTCAACTGAATCAATTCCCCTTGCTACAAGAACCTTTGCAATTGGCTTTGGGATTTTAGCTTGGCTGGCAAGATTGTCAACAAGTTCAGGGTTTTTAACCTCTGCTATTTTCCATTTCCTTGTCAATTTTAAACCGCTGTATTAGGTTTTGTAAATTTTAACACGTTAAGGATTTAAATTTTAAAACTGGTGTGGGTCTGTAAGCCAAATTCTGTCTATCTCACCTTAAAGGTGAGAAGAGGCAGTTATTTCTCTTTGCGACCCACCCGAGAGTCTTCCGTCCCAACTTCAGTTGGGACGGAACCGAGGCGGGCAACCTCGGCTCCGCTCACCACTGAACAGAGGTCCTCTCCTATTTGGTCTTGCTTCGTAAGGGGTTTACCTTGCTCCCGATATCGCTATCGGGACGGTGGGCTCTTACCCCACCTTTTCACCCTTACCCCGACTTAAAAAGTCGGGGCGGTATGTTTTCTGTGGCACTTTCCATTTCCAGCGGATATAGCCACTGGAATTTCCGATTGCTCGGAACTTACTGCCCTGCGAAGTTTGGACTTTCCTCCCATTCGTCCCAATGATTACATTGGAACAAATGGGCAACTGCCCGACCCACACCAGCTTTACTTTACACTCTCAACAGCTTCATTATAAACTTCATCCGAAATTAAAATCCT
Encoded here:
- a CDS encoding single-stranded-DNA-specific exonuclease encodes the protein MTRKWKIAEVKNPELVDNLASQAKIPKPIAKVLVARGIDSVEKMNKFFNPSLEELYDPFLMEDMEKAVDRIRKAILNKERFLIYGDYDVDGTTGASMLYLFLKELGANVEVYIPDRFKEGYGISRVGIEKAHQKGANVMIAVDCGITAINEVKLAQELGIDVIICDHHEPGDKIPDAFAVLNPLKETCSYPFKYLSGCGVAFKLVQALQKKLSADVDPFQYLDYVAVAAAADVVPLVDENRILVKHGLDLLNSSNPRVSFLALLERAGLRDKKINTWHIGFIIGPRINAVGRLGDATRAVEFLISNDYNSASYWADELHRENEKRQSLDREAFEEAIEIIEREEIYKKDKVFVLYSENWHQGVIGIVASKIVDKYYRPTILLTYADGVLKGSARSIPNFDIYHALKKCEDTLLQFGGHKHAAGMILQPEKLKDFKIAINKFADEVMNDDTLTREIYIDAVVDINEISGMIYEYWRTLKNFEPYGPGNLEPVFLATNVPISDVRIFGNNHLKFKIKVNGLTIDAVGYGLGNFYNEIIGKDRASIVFTFDEGNWNGQSVIQFKVKDLKT